The following coding sequences are from one Pseudoalteromonas carrageenovora IAM 12662 window:
- a CDS encoding LytR/AlgR family response regulator transcription factor, with the protein MNNINLPNKTTKMRIMFADDELPAREKLSHQLSLMEHVDVVGIATNGKEAIALINELTPDVVLLDIQMPEINGLELIDLLNYQPIIIYTTAYDQFAIEAFEHASTDYLLKPFPIARLKKALAKAQQQLEQQRAHTHVTSCAGEPAFTITESSLNKLVSKSGERIFLLSPSDIKFIKSEQGNSLAWNGETFNHLSDTLDQLEHALAAHNFVRIHRSYLVNIDHIKEIQRWFNGKLMVIVNDDIKSELSTSRAGADKLKQLLHI; encoded by the coding sequence ATGAACAATATAAACCTGCCAAATAAAACGACTAAAATGCGCATAATGTTTGCCGATGACGAGCTTCCTGCTCGCGAAAAATTAAGCCATCAATTAAGCTTAATGGAGCATGTTGACGTGGTAGGCATAGCCACAAATGGCAAAGAGGCCATTGCATTAATTAATGAGCTGACTCCTGATGTGGTATTGCTTGATATTCAAATGCCTGAAATTAATGGCCTTGAACTTATTGATTTACTTAACTACCAACCCATTATTATTTACACCACCGCGTACGACCAATTTGCGATTGAAGCATTTGAGCACGCCTCAACTGACTATTTACTCAAACCTTTTCCAATTGCACGATTAAAAAAAGCGTTAGCCAAAGCGCAGCAGCAATTAGAGCAACAACGAGCGCACACTCATGTAACTAGCTGCGCAGGTGAACCCGCTTTTACAATTACCGAAAGTTCATTAAACAAACTGGTTAGTAAAAGTGGTGAGCGCATATTTTTACTTTCCCCAAGCGATATTAAATTTATTAAATCAGAGCAAGGAAATAGCTTAGCGTGGAATGGAGAAACGTTTAATCATTTGAGCGACACGCTCGATCAGCTTGAACACGCCCTAGCCGCGCACAACTTTGTGCGTATTCATCGCAGTTATTTGGTTAATATTGACCACATAAAAGAAATACAGCGCTGGTTTAACGGCAAGCTAATGGTGATTGTAAATGATGATATTAAATCTGAACTAAGCACCAGCAGAGCCGGTGCCGATAAACTAAAGCAATTACTACACATTTAA
- a CDS encoding sensor histidine kinase: MGFDCFLLWFNHLQKEAPIMLKHPFYKYSFFILLIVDIAYALGLIIANSAPLTGGSALAATVWFITFYWVPVWSAAAVIFFLRNKHINKIVLEWLIAVVFMALGNVLTDIVLTLLFDGHKSMGIFVVFNGLLWGSCIYFTSIFIESKKRVTAEKHALKQAQLATLRYQLNPHFMFNSLNTISAYIHTKPDLADEVLHELADILRYSLDTAEQQQIPLQQELTIIEKYLNIEKARFGDKLKVNYHIPNSLKNKTLPPLLIQPIIENAIKHNAKQTSLTLNITLSELSNGVKIVISDNGKGFTDDVLKCGYGKGIGMKNIMLRVNQLGQSKVLLSNDNGAVVTLELAL; encoded by the coding sequence TTGGGTTTTGACTGTTTTTTGTTATGGTTTAATCACTTACAAAAAGAAGCACCTATTATGCTCAAACATCCTTTTTACAAATACAGCTTTTTTATTCTACTTATTGTTGATATTGCTTACGCCCTTGGGCTGATAATTGCTAACTCTGCGCCCTTAACAGGCGGCAGTGCACTCGCCGCAACCGTGTGGTTTATTACTTTTTATTGGGTTCCGGTATGGAGTGCGGCAGCCGTTATTTTTTTCCTGCGCAATAAGCACATTAATAAAATAGTACTTGAATGGTTAATTGCCGTTGTATTTATGGCCCTCGGTAATGTGCTTACCGATATAGTGCTCACACTACTTTTTGATGGGCATAAATCAATGGGGATATTTGTAGTATTTAACGGCTTACTTTGGGGCTCGTGTATTTACTTCACCAGTATTTTTATTGAAAGCAAAAAACGCGTAACAGCCGAAAAGCACGCGCTTAAACAAGCTCAACTTGCTACATTGCGATACCAGCTAAACCCTCACTTTATGTTTAATAGCTTAAATACAATTTCCGCTTACATACACACAAAACCCGACTTAGCCGATGAAGTACTGCATGAACTCGCTGATATTTTAAGGTACTCGCTTGATACCGCAGAGCAACAGCAAATACCTTTACAGCAAGAGCTTACCATAATAGAAAAGTACCTTAATATTGAAAAGGCACGCTTTGGCGATAAGCTTAAGGTTAATTACCACATTCCCAATAGCCTTAAAAACAAAACGCTACCACCTCTTCTTATTCAACCTATTATTGAAAATGCAATTAAGCACAATGCTAAACAAACCTCACTCACACTTAATATTACCCTGAGTGAACTATCTAACGGGGTAAAAATTGTGATAAGCGACAACGGAAAAGGCTTTACTGACGATGTATTAAAATGTGGCTACGGAAAAGGTATAGGGATGAAAAACATTATGCTACGCGTTAATCAACTTGGACAAAGTAAAGTATTGCTCAGTAATGATAATGGTGCTGTTGTTACGCTGGAGCTAGCGTTATGA
- a CDS encoding CIA30 family protein produces MNIITKTVIALSFASHFSAHAIDLRVDNIRLYQSSSQSFSAPSSLYIDEGKIVSITKATDPQQNADKTINANNQYAIPGLIDLHVHLGSSGSNFTEFQYLPVKSHFNSNLYLGVTNIVDLFSFEQTLNEAAQLKAAQLTPNLFYAGTLFTNPGGHGTQFGGQAYEIAKDEDIAALWQKHISTKPHVTKAVIETFGGIGKSLTDSQLAELGKRSKAANLPYFVHVSTLNDAKRAIKAGATALAHGINSEAIDDEFITLMKDHNVTYIPTLAVYHNHSDEKHNHTISSQSELLKTIPEKLQGCLFEKVPAPSKWKEHAWDERKTAYANIQKLHKANITIGTGSDAGNPYTLHGTGLHNELDALRKAGLTNGEIINAATVNGAKAINKAGSIGKLTKGFEASFVLLKQNPLSDINHIHTISQVYKTGLKVDRSALIAQNKAITPQGPTCNEEVKSSQALHSIDDFTGDTPWQAMSDSVMGGQSVATLTTHKNSLTIDTTITKPTSFGAWAGAEIKFSSPADASAFKGIRLTYKGSTTPFAMSVYHSDVKDWDHFSVLLKPRDEWTTLDIPFTTFKQFGFGSPVTWSATELTGVNLMWRKMPGASNEPLKNTLQINKLTYF; encoded by the coding sequence ATGAACATTATTACAAAAACAGTTATAGCACTGAGTTTTGCAAGCCACTTTAGTGCTCACGCCATTGACCTGCGAGTCGATAACATTCGTTTGTACCAAAGTAGTTCGCAAAGCTTTTCTGCACCAAGTTCGCTATATATTGATGAGGGCAAAATTGTAAGCATTACTAAAGCGACTGACCCACAACAAAACGCAGATAAAACAATTAACGCCAACAACCAGTATGCAATACCCGGTTTAATTGATTTACATGTACATTTAGGCTCATCGGGCAGTAACTTTACTGAGTTTCAGTATTTGCCGGTTAAGTCGCACTTTAATTCTAATTTGTATTTAGGCGTAACTAATATTGTTGATTTGTTTTCATTTGAACAAACCCTAAACGAAGCTGCGCAATTAAAAGCAGCCCAACTAACCCCTAACCTTTTTTATGCGGGGACTTTGTTTACCAACCCTGGCGGGCATGGCACGCAGTTTGGCGGCCAAGCATACGAAATTGCAAAAGATGAAGACATAGCAGCGCTGTGGCAAAAACATATAAGCACTAAGCCACATGTAACTAAAGCGGTTATTGAAACCTTTGGCGGTATAGGTAAATCGTTAACTGATAGCCAACTGGCGGAGCTAGGTAAGCGCTCTAAAGCCGCTAATTTACCGTATTTTGTGCATGTTTCTACATTAAATGATGCTAAACGTGCTATCAAAGCCGGTGCAACGGCTTTAGCGCACGGTATTAATAGCGAAGCGATTGACGATGAATTTATTACGCTAATGAAAGATCATAACGTAACTTACATTCCTACCCTCGCCGTGTACCACAATCATAGCGATGAAAAGCATAACCATACTATTAGCTCACAAAGCGAGTTACTAAAAACCATTCCTGAAAAGCTTCAAGGCTGTTTGTTTGAAAAGGTGCCTGCACCTTCAAAATGGAAAGAGCACGCGTGGGATGAGCGTAAAACAGCTTATGCAAATATACAAAAGCTACATAAAGCTAATATCACTATTGGCACAGGCTCTGATGCCGGAAACCCTTACACGCTACACGGTACTGGGTTACACAACGAGTTAGATGCACTTAGAAAAGCAGGCCTAACTAATGGTGAAATAATTAACGCAGCAACGGTTAACGGCGCAAAAGCGATTAATAAAGCCGGGAGCATTGGCAAACTTACTAAAGGTTTTGAGGCAAGTTTTGTACTGCTTAAACAAAACCCACTTAGTGATATAAATCATATTCACACTATCTCACAGGTGTATAAAACAGGTTTAAAAGTAGACCGCTCAGCGCTTATTGCTCAAAACAAGGCCATTACACCACAAGGCCCTACCTGCAATGAAGAAGTTAAAAGCAGCCAAGCACTGCATAGTATTGATGATTTTACCGGTGATACACCATGGCAAGCTATGAGCGATTCGGTAATGGGTGGGCAGTCTGTTGCAACGCTTACCACGCATAAAAATAGCTTAACTATTGATACAACCATTACAAAGCCTACCAGCTTTGGTGCATGGGCAGGCGCTGAAATTAAGTTTTCGTCACCGGCTGATGCCTCAGCATTTAAAGGTATTCGCTTAACCTATAAAGGCTCAACTACACCTTTTGCTATGTCTGTTTATCATAGTGATGTAAAAGATTGGGATCACTTTAGTGTACTTTTAAAACCCCGCGATGAGTGGACTACGCTTGATATTCCTTTCACTACATTTAAACAGTTTGGGTTTGGTAGCCCCGTTACGTGGTCGGCAACAGAATTAACTGGGGTTAACTTAATGTGGCGTAAAATGCCAGGCGCAAGCAACGAGCCGTTAAAAAACACACTACAAATCAATAAGCTAACTTACTTTTAA
- a CDS encoding IS110 family RNA-guided transposase — MNTKNDNFSAYVGLDWADKKHDICVQVKDEESRAFSVISHSPESIHDWVEGLHKKVKGNIAVAVELNKGPIVYALQKYSFVTVYPIHGLTLARYRQAMFPSGSKDDPSDAELALDMMLNYPKKITPLKPSSEKTRTLALLVEQRRLLVDDKRRHANRIINALKQYYTQPLEWFSHRDTELFCNFLIKFPNLNELKRVRTNTVAKLLNSRGGPTVKKTPKRIASIKEAIPLTNDESLIIPYQTFVIALAKQMLVLINNIREYDSQINSIFTSMDDASIFASLPGTGPCLAPRLLAALGEDKSRFSSAQEIQNYAGLSPVTERSGQKSWVHWRWQCSKFVRQSFIEWASKSVAQSYWAGIYYAQQKAKGNSHQSAIRALAYKWVRILFRCWKTGKAYDESKYLKALKEKGSPLLVVEKAC; from the coding sequence ATGAATACTAAAAATGATAACTTTTCTGCATATGTTGGCCTTGATTGGGCTGATAAAAAACATGATATTTGTGTGCAGGTTAAAGACGAAGAGTCTCGGGCGTTCAGCGTAATTTCTCACTCACCTGAATCAATTCATGATTGGGTTGAGGGATTACATAAAAAAGTAAAAGGCAATATTGCTGTTGCAGTTGAGTTAAATAAAGGACCTATAGTATATGCCTTGCAAAAATATAGCTTTGTTACAGTTTATCCTATTCATGGATTAACCCTTGCTCGATACAGACAAGCTATGTTTCCTAGCGGTTCAAAAGATGATCCTTCAGACGCTGAATTAGCATTAGATATGATGCTCAATTATCCAAAGAAGATTACCCCCCTCAAACCAAGCAGCGAGAAAACAAGAACATTAGCCCTTCTTGTCGAACAACGTCGATTACTTGTAGACGACAAACGTAGGCATGCGAACCGAATCATTAATGCTCTAAAGCAATATTATACACAGCCCTTAGAGTGGTTTTCACATAGAGATACAGAGCTATTTTGTAATTTTCTAATTAAATTCCCAAACTTAAATGAATTAAAACGCGTTAGAACAAATACAGTTGCCAAACTATTAAACTCCAGAGGAGGGCCTACTGTTAAGAAGACCCCAAAACGCATTGCATCTATAAAGGAGGCAATTCCTCTTACTAACGACGAATCTTTAATTATACCTTATCAAACGTTTGTCATCGCATTGGCCAAACAGATGTTGGTATTAATTAACAATATTCGAGAGTATGACTCACAAATAAACTCAATTTTTACCAGTATGGATGACGCCTCAATATTTGCTTCACTTCCCGGTACAGGCCCTTGCCTTGCTCCTAGGCTTTTAGCTGCTTTAGGGGAAGATAAATCTCGTTTTAGTAGCGCACAAGAAATACAAAACTATGCAGGCTTATCGCCAGTTACAGAGCGTAGTGGTCAAAAGAGCTGGGTACATTGGCGCTGGCAATGTTCTAAATTTGTCCGTCAGAGCTTTATAGAGTGGGCTTCCAAAAGCGTAGCGCAGTCTTATTGGGCGGGCATTTATTACGCACAGCAAAAAGCGAAAGGTAATTCACACCAATCGGCAATAAGAGCGTTGGCCTATAAATGGGTAAGGATCTTATTTAGGTGCTGGAAAACAGGGAAAGCTTATGATGAATCAAAATATTTAAAAGCACTAAAAGAGAAAGGTTCTCCTCTTTTAGTGGTAGAAAAAGCTTGTTGA
- a CDS encoding tetratricopeptide repeat-containing sulfotransferase family protein — MQPNLKQLHQSAINHLNQGNIELAHKALAELVTQKNDFADGYFLLAMVNLRVGQIHKAIKLIEKALSFGKSIEYSAQLAKCYAITGELTKAKNTALAIPVEQIKMPLDADTLGVALTQAGLHKEALNYFNCAIELANHANKPQPQFYYNLGVSAKFLGQFEQAKNAFESAITLNPLHHASHFALSDLTKASLQNNHIERLKNVFEQVTHPDAKLHIGHALAKEYQDIGKFDDAFSSLEQGKATKRAMQPFDHKSSAALFEHIKHLSEQHKHALTQGNPTAEPIFVLGMPRSGTTLVERILSSHSDVQSAGELQDFGLSVKKLSQTQTPHVLDTQTLTKAYELDFNQLGTTYLNATRVTTGSHKHFIDKLPFNFFYIDLITKALPNAKIICMLRDPMDTCIGNYRQLFTINNPYYAYSLDLLDTAKFYSRFYKLMQHFGALHSNIKLVKYEELVAQPEQQIKELVSFCNLEWQAQCIDFHLNTAPVSTASKVQVRQPLNSKAIGRWKAFKPHTNAAVKYLLKQGIDVE; from the coding sequence ATGCAGCCAAATTTAAAACAACTCCACCAAAGCGCAATTAATCATTTAAACCAAGGCAATATTGAGCTTGCTCATAAAGCGTTAGCTGAATTGGTTACTCAAAAAAACGACTTTGCCGATGGATACTTTTTACTGGCCATGGTTAATTTACGTGTTGGGCAAATACACAAAGCCATAAAGTTAATCGAAAAAGCCCTTAGCTTTGGTAAAAGCATTGAATACAGCGCCCAACTTGCAAAATGTTATGCAATAACAGGCGAGCTTACTAAAGCCAAAAACACCGCTTTAGCCATACCCGTTGAGCAAATAAAAATGCCTCTTGATGCCGACACCTTAGGTGTTGCACTTACACAAGCTGGCCTGCACAAAGAGGCACTAAATTACTTTAACTGCGCTATTGAACTGGCTAACCATGCAAATAAACCGCAACCACAGTTTTATTATAATTTAGGGGTAAGCGCTAAGTTTTTAGGCCAATTTGAACAAGCCAAAAATGCATTTGAAAGCGCAATTACCCTAAACCCACTTCACCATGCAAGCCATTTTGCATTAAGCGATTTAACCAAGGCGTCGCTGCAAAATAACCATATTGAACGCCTAAAAAACGTGTTTGAGCAAGTAACACACCCCGATGCAAAATTACACATTGGCCACGCACTTGCAAAAGAGTACCAAGACATAGGCAAGTTTGATGATGCGTTTAGCAGCCTAGAGCAAGGAAAAGCCACTAAACGCGCTATGCAGCCATTTGATCATAAAAGCTCAGCCGCATTATTTGAACACATTAAACATTTAAGTGAGCAGCATAAACATGCGCTAACACAAGGTAACCCAACAGCCGAACCTATTTTTGTATTAGGTATGCCCCGCTCTGGCACCACATTGGTTGAGCGTATTTTATCGAGCCACAGCGACGTACAATCAGCCGGTGAATTACAAGACTTTGGCCTAAGCGTTAAAAAATTAAGCCAAACTCAAACACCGCATGTACTTGATACTCAAACACTCACTAAAGCTTACGAGCTTGATTTTAATCAGCTTGGGACAACGTATTTAAACGCCACTCGCGTAACCACCGGCAGCCATAAGCACTTTATAGATAAACTCCCGTTTAACTTTTTTTATATCGACTTAATAACCAAAGCCCTACCAAACGCTAAAATTATTTGCATGCTGCGCGACCCTATGGACACCTGCATTGGTAACTACCGCCAGCTATTTACCATTAATAACCCCTACTACGCATACTCGCTCGATTTACTCGACACAGCCAAATTTTATAGCCGCTTTTACAAACTCATGCAGCACTTTGGCGCCCTGCACAGCAATATAAAATTAGTAAAATACGAAGAGCTAGTCGCCCAGCCCGAGCAGCAAATTAAAGAGTTAGTCAGCTTTTGTAATTTAGAGTGGCAAGCACAGTGTATAGACTTTCACTTAAACACCGCTCCGGTCTCTACGGCTAGTAAAGTACAAGTACGCCAACCATTAAATAGCAAAGCAATCGGCCGTTGGAAGGCGTTTAAACCCCATACTAATGCAGCAGTGAAGTACCTTTTAAAGCAAGGTATAGATGTTGAGTAA
- a CDS encoding TonB-dependent receptor — protein sequence MFKPSLLTLAISSAVSGVFLFPNAALAQEEVAANNKSLEVIEVTATRRSGSVQNAPLNITALDADIMKDQNISELADVARWVPGLTITDQGGRSGSPIIVRGLNTNSSGPSSDGGTVSTYINEIPVSVDMRLVDIERVEVLIGPQGTLYGAGTLGGAIRYMLKEPELDFTSLEVYGDMFQTQESDSLGGEGGFIVNLPIIEDELAVRASLNVYEDPGFIDYAYTVREPGVSLPDPDWSNADEVNNNIKNVEDANGETTTTGRISVRWKPSETFEGTLNYFYQNQDSEGRSIVHYNSLNDDNGLSDIVGKYESAYRYEEPREKEDQLLSLELKADLGFAELVSATGISSFDADGQRDQTDLLIRLDYGYEEFPAFSSFTREIEEEDTFTQEIRLVSQSDSDFNWIVGGFYNKTETEASSREFTPGFDQFAIDNFGGAQLRPDSLEYLELTKSKVTESALFGEVGYQVTEKLDITIGARFYEYDVEAQAAFDFPLANTLYGDADPDAITVAYEKDEAGDNGNLFKFNAKYQFTNSVMGYVTVSEGFRIGGSNLLAVCPDPIPENQQTGCGNADERLFDADTTTNYELGFKSTWFRSQLHFNAALFNIDWDDAQITGATDVGQLTYLSNAGSANAKGIEISSRAILSDSFSVYATYAYTKAELTSDAPFLFNADGTDGAEDGDRLPGSPEHQFSMGVNYQTDVFNDKTLDINYGLTAQSDVISKVGLHDNGETLPGYSLSNISAKLTADEWSTTLYIDNVFNKYAVTSVRRSDADITSANGADIQRNYGHYINRPLTVGVKFNYKFEI from the coding sequence ATGTTTAAACCAAGCTTGTTAACCTTGGCTATTTCGAGCGCTGTATCTGGCGTATTTTTATTTCCTAATGCCGCACTTGCTCAAGAAGAAGTTGCAGCTAACAACAAATCGCTCGAAGTAATCGAAGTTACAGCAACAAGGCGCAGTGGCTCTGTGCAAAATGCACCGCTAAATATTACAGCGCTCGATGCCGATATTATGAAAGATCAAAATATCAGTGAGCTTGCGGATGTAGCACGCTGGGTACCTGGTTTAACAATTACCGATCAAGGTGGCCGCTCAGGCTCTCCTATCATTGTTCGTGGTTTAAACACTAACTCGTCTGGCCCATCATCAGATGGCGGTACCGTATCAACTTACATTAACGAAATTCCGGTTTCGGTTGATATGCGCTTGGTAGATATAGAGCGCGTTGAAGTATTAATTGGGCCACAAGGCACCCTTTATGGTGCGGGCACATTAGGCGGCGCAATTCGTTACATGCTTAAAGAGCCTGAGCTTGATTTTACATCGCTTGAAGTTTACGGCGATATGTTTCAAACCCAAGAAAGTGACTCTTTAGGTGGCGAAGGCGGGTTTATTGTTAACCTTCCTATTATCGAAGATGAACTTGCAGTGCGTGCAAGCTTAAACGTATACGAAGACCCAGGCTTTATTGATTATGCTTACACAGTGCGTGAGCCAGGTGTATCTCTACCGGACCCTGATTGGAGCAACGCCGACGAAGTAAACAACAATATTAAAAATGTTGAAGATGCTAACGGCGAAACAACTACCACAGGGCGTATTTCTGTACGTTGGAAACCAAGCGAAACATTTGAAGGGACACTTAATTACTTTTACCAAAACCAAGACAGCGAAGGCCGCTCGATTGTTCATTACAACAGTTTAAACGATGATAATGGCTTAAGCGATATTGTAGGTAAATACGAGTCTGCTTATCGTTATGAAGAACCGCGCGAAAAAGAAGATCAATTACTAAGCCTCGAGCTAAAAGCAGACCTAGGTTTTGCAGAGCTAGTATCGGCTACGGGTATTTCAAGCTTTGATGCCGACGGCCAACGCGACCAAACCGATTTGCTTATTCGTCTTGATTACGGCTACGAAGAATTTCCAGCGTTTTCATCTTTCACGCGTGAAATTGAAGAAGAAGACACCTTCACTCAAGAAATTCGCTTAGTGTCTCAAAGCGACAGCGACTTTAACTGGATTGTGGGTGGCTTTTACAACAAAACAGAAACCGAAGCATCAAGTAGAGAGTTTACGCCTGGGTTTGACCAATTCGCTATCGATAACTTTGGTGGCGCTCAGCTAAGACCTGACTCATTAGAATACTTAGAGCTTACAAAAAGTAAAGTCACTGAGTCTGCGCTATTCGGCGAAGTTGGCTACCAAGTTACCGAAAAATTAGATATTACCATTGGTGCACGTTTTTACGAATACGATGTAGAGGCGCAAGCAGCATTTGACTTCCCGCTTGCAAATACACTTTATGGCGATGCAGACCCTGATGCAATCACCGTTGCTTACGAAAAAGACGAAGCAGGCGATAACGGTAACTTATTCAAATTTAATGCTAAATACCAGTTTACTAATTCAGTAATGGGTTATGTAACAGTAAGTGAAGGCTTTAGAATTGGCGGTTCCAACCTTCTAGCTGTTTGCCCTGATCCTATCCCTGAAAACCAGCAAACAGGATGTGGTAACGCTGACGAAAGGCTTTTTGATGCAGATACTACTACAAACTACGAGTTAGGCTTTAAAAGTACCTGGTTTAGAAGCCAACTACACTTTAACGCCGCGTTATTCAACATAGATTGGGATGATGCACAAATTACAGGCGCTACAGATGTAGGCCAATTAACGTATCTTTCAAACGCAGGCAGCGCAAATGCAAAAGGGATTGAAATTTCTTCCCGTGCGATTTTATCTGACTCATTCTCGGTTTATGCAACTTACGCATACACCAAAGCAGAGCTAACATCAGACGCACCATTTTTGTTTAATGCTGATGGCACCGATGGCGCAGAAGACGGCGACCGTTTACCGGGCTCGCCAGAGCATCAGTTCTCAATGGGTGTAAACTATCAAACAGATGTGTTTAACGACAAAACCCTTGATATTAACTACGGTTTAACCGCACAAAGTGATGTAATTTCAAAAGTAGGTTTGCATGACAATGGCGAAACCCTGCCAGGTTACAGCTTAAGTAATATTTCTGCTAAGCTAACGGCTGATGAGTGGTCTACTACTTTATACATTGATAACGTATTTAATAAATACGCCGTTACATCAGTACGTCGTTCAGATGCCGATATAACATCTGCGAACGGTGCCGACATACAACGTAACTACGGCCATTACATTAATCGCCCACTAACGGTAGGTGTTAAATTTAACTATAAATTTGAAATATAA
- a CDS encoding NADH:flavin oxidoreductase/NADH oxidase, translating into MSQLFSELNIGQLTLNNRIIIAPMCQYSANNGAASDWHTIHLGQLSLSGAGLLILEATAVNPEGRISYGDLGLWNNETQQALDKSLKAVRQYSSMPIGIQLAHAGRKASTEKPWDGGGALSPTDENGWQTLAPSAVAYGENSPEPKAMSQSDIDSLIKDFVSAAKRADELGLDLIELHGAHGYLLHQFLSPLSNKRDDEYGGSLQNRMRIVLEVFKAVRAEFNSNKPVGIRISATDWVEGGWDLEQSVALAKALDELGCDFIHVSTAGLSPEQQIPVKPNFQVPFATAIKEAVNMPVIAVGLITEPQQAEDIISEQQADGVALARGILYDPHWPWHAAAELGATVTAPKQYLRSSPHGKPSPIK; encoded by the coding sequence ATGAGTCAGTTATTCTCGGAGTTAAACATAGGGCAACTCACATTAAACAACCGAATTATTATTGCACCTATGTGCCAGTATTCAGCAAATAATGGTGCAGCTAGTGATTGGCATACCATTCATTTAGGGCAGTTAAGCTTAAGCGGGGCAGGGTTACTTATTTTAGAGGCCACAGCGGTTAATCCTGAGGGGCGTATTAGTTATGGCGATTTAGGGCTTTGGAATAATGAAACCCAGCAAGCATTAGATAAAAGTTTAAAAGCGGTTAGACAATATAGCTCTATGCCTATTGGTATTCAGCTAGCACATGCTGGGCGTAAAGCATCTACAGAAAAGCCATGGGATGGGGGTGGTGCATTAAGCCCAACGGATGAAAACGGCTGGCAAACGCTTGCGCCTTCAGCAGTCGCGTACGGCGAAAATAGCCCAGAGCCAAAAGCCATGAGCCAATCCGACATAGACTCATTAATTAAAGACTTTGTAAGCGCCGCTAAACGCGCTGACGAGCTAGGCCTTGATTTAATAGAGTTACATGGGGCGCATGGGTATTTGTTGCATCAGTTTTTATCACCTTTAAGTAACAAGCGCGATGATGAATATGGAGGCAGTTTGCAAAACCGTATGCGTATTGTGCTTGAAGTATTTAAAGCTGTTCGCGCAGAATTTAACAGTAACAAACCCGTGGGTATTCGTATTTCTGCGACTGATTGGGTAGAAGGGGGCTGGGATTTAGAACAATCAGTAGCGCTTGCTAAAGCCCTTGATGAGCTCGGCTGTGATTTTATTCATGTAAGTACAGCGGGTTTAAGCCCTGAACAACAAATACCTGTTAAACCTAACTTTCAGGTGCCATTTGCAACAGCTATTAAAGAGGCTGTGAATATGCCTGTTATAGCCGTGGGTTTAATTACCGAGCCACAACAAGCCGAAGATATTATTAGCGAGCAGCAAGCCGATGGCGTGGCACTTGCGCGTGGTATTTTATATGACCCGCACTGGCCTTGGCATGCAGCAGCAGAGCTTGGCGCTACTGTAACTGCACCTAAACAGTATTTACGCTCAAGCCCGCATGGTAAGCCATCACCAATAAAGTAA